A stretch of Desulfovibrio desulfuricans DSM 642 DNA encodes these proteins:
- a CDS encoding aminotransferase class IV, producing the protein MQAVDAETYLKALLSAPRPGSEQVLAFYDHRVGHICTDPRLLLLPIDDHICHRGDGLFESISFRQRTIFGLDAHLARLVDGAAALSITPPCTWEALRQHIIDVALAAGVDNGDLRVFLSRGPGGFGISPAECPQAGLYIVALKKALPTAAFYEKGLTAFASAIPPKQEYLARIKNTNYLPNVFMAMEARQKGMDVAVTFDENGIMGEAAVANVGLVDAQGRLICPEIRRILPGTTLLAAMEVAAERMPVVQMPIPRAAIDSASEMLLFTSSTLCVGITHFDGKPVGHGAHAGKPGPVALWLKDVLLDYMLKKGAPL; encoded by the coding sequence GTGCAAGCTGTAGACGCTGAAACATATCTCAAGGCCCTGCTTTCCGCGCCCCGGCCAGGGTCGGAGCAGGTTCTCGCTTTTTATGACCACCGGGTGGGGCATATCTGCACCGACCCGCGTCTTCTGCTGCTGCCCATTGATGACCATATCTGCCATCGCGGCGACGGCCTTTTTGAAAGCATCAGTTTTCGCCAGCGCACAATTTTCGGGCTGGATGCGCATCTGGCCCGTCTGGTGGACGGCGCTGCGGCCCTTTCCATCACGCCGCCCTGCACTTGGGAAGCCCTGCGCCAACACATAATTGATGTGGCCCTTGCCGCAGGCGTGGACAATGGCGATCTGCGCGTTTTTCTGAGCCGCGGCCCCGGCGGATTTGGCATTTCGCCCGCAGAATGCCCGCAGGCTGGCCTGTACATTGTGGCCCTCAAAAAGGCTCTGCCCACAGCGGCTTTTTATGAAAAAGGCCTCACAGCATTTGCCAGCGCCATCCCGCCCAAGCAGGAATATCTGGCCCGCATCAAGAATACCAATTATCTGCCCAATGTGTTCATGGCGATGGAAGCCCGCCAAAAGGGCATGGACGTGGCCGTGACCTTTGACGAAAATGGCATCATGGGCGAGGCCGCCGTGGCCAACGTGGGCCTTGTGGACGCGCAGGGCCGCCTGATCTGCCCAGAAATCAGGCGTATTCTGCCCGGCACCACCCTGCTGGCCGCCATGGAAGTTGCCGCAGAGCGCATGCCCGTCGTGCAGATGCCCATTCCCCGCGCGGCCATAGACAGCGCCAGTGAAATGCTGCTGTTCACCAGCTCCACCCTTTGCGTCGGTATCACCCATTTTGACGGCAAGCCCGTGGGCCATGGCGCGCATGCTGGCAAGCCCGGCCCTGTGGCCCTGTGGCTCAAGGATGTTCTTTTGGACTATATGCTGAAAAAAGGCGCGCCCCTCTGA
- a CDS encoding glycosyltransferase, which translates to MRVLLIALQQTTDGPASPEEQRHWTEQGAPMRLARLEEDHALALTCAMRDGGRLAPMLLCQKNSRLHRRAAALNLPILTAGGPMDFMRLWLWQRKHKHLLVQTFGESGMAIGRRVLTMRPPSSTLLSHAFLLRAPRPEVCFGKGMLAAHKILCGSSYVRDRIAKASGITEGETAWRGPKKRALPLTDDTLTLAAPGMSIEGFEPAPEWPAEPTEGQRFVFCMGDALTPRSGAHIVIRAMAAIWQRRDLPAWEVRAAGGGPRFQEVLDEAESLGVQSRLCLLNEQSLPHLLRTCHAWIAPGSAPDELPETLGAGQAAQTPVICGQSALHEQRLAAAPDAACMFEENNPQSLAECMINVMTDAAQRRRIVEAGNALRPGLSHESFALATCTRHEGWCSQLGWLEKNSPPQAPVQS; encoded by the coding sequence ATGCGTGTTCTGCTTATTGCCCTGCAACAGACCACTGACGGCCCCGCCTCACCCGAAGAGCAACGCCACTGGACAGAACAGGGCGCGCCCATGCGCCTTGCCCGGCTGGAAGAAGACCACGCGCTGGCCCTGACCTGCGCCATGCGCGACGGCGGCAGGCTGGCCCCCATGCTGCTGTGCCAGAAGAATTCACGCCTGCACCGCCGCGCCGCCGCGCTGAACCTGCCCATACTCACGGCAGGCGGGCCAATGGATTTCATGCGCCTGTGGCTCTGGCAGCGCAAGCACAAGCACTTGCTGGTGCAGACTTTTGGAGAAAGCGGCATGGCCATTGGCCGCCGGGTGCTGACCATGCGTCCCCCGTCCTCCACCCTTTTGAGCCATGCATTTCTGCTGCGCGCGCCGCGCCCGGAAGTCTGCTTTGGCAAGGGAATGCTGGCAGCCCACAAAATACTCTGCGGCTCCAGCTATGTGCGCGACCGCATTGCCAAAGCCAGCGGCATCACCGAGGGCGAAACGGCGTGGCGCGGCCCCAAAAAACGCGCGCTGCCCCTGACGGACGACACGCTCACACTGGCAGCGCCGGGCATGAGCATTGAAGGTTTCGAGCCTGCGCCCGAATGGCCCGCAGAACCAACAGAAGGCCAGCGTTTTGTTTTTTGCATGGGCGATGCCCTCACGCCCCGCTCGGGCGCGCATATTGTCATCCGGGCCATGGCCGCCATCTGGCAACGCCGCGATTTGCCCGCATGGGAAGTACGCGCCGCCGGGGGTGGACCCCGCTTTCAGGAAGTACTGGACGAGGCGGAATCGCTGGGTGTGCAGTCGCGCTTGTGCCTGCTCAACGAGCAAAGCCTGCCGCACCTGCTGCGCACCTGCCATGCATGGATAGCGCCCGGCTCCGCGCCCGACGAACTGCCGGAAACACTCGGGGCTGGGCAGGCGGCTCAAACGCCCGTCATCTGCGGACAGAGCGCCCTGCATGAGCAGCGGCTTGCCGCCGCCCCCGATGCCGCCTGCATGTTTGAAGAAAACAATCCGCAGTCGCTGGCCGAATGCATGATAAACGTCATGACAGACGCAGCCCAGCGCCGCCGTATTGTGGAAGCGGGCAACGCATTGCGGCCCGGCCTGAGCCATGAATCCTTTGCCCTTGCAACCTGCACCCGGCACGAAGGCTGGTGCAGCCAGCTTGGCTGGCTTGAAAAAAACAGCCCGCCGCAAGCCCCAGTGCAGTCATAA
- a CDS encoding ATP-binding protein, translated as MKCKICKAEAVVALRSHNAAFCPDCYKDFFARQVERGIEGQKLFTRDERVLVALSGGKDSLALMLELSRQGYNVTGLHIDLDIPVSSAAARGVVERFCAKHGLKLMVKEMAAEGLSIPLVKERLHRPICSACGKIKRHFFNKVALDEGFDALATGHNLDDEVARLFSNTLRWDTSYLSDQGPRLESEHGFSRKVKPLWRLSEFETANYAFLMGIENHYAPCPYSPGASFTTLKGLMQNLEAAMPGRKLDFYQGFLARGRPVFARREAEEGLELAPCTECGYPTSSGDRCGVCRIRAALLDEG; from the coding sequence ATGAAATGTAAAATCTGCAAAGCCGAGGCCGTGGTGGCTCTGCGCAGCCACAACGCCGCCTTTTGCCCCGACTGTTACAAGGATTTTTTTGCCCGCCAGGTGGAACGCGGCATTGAAGGCCAAAAGCTGTTTACCCGCGATGAGCGTGTGCTGGTGGCCCTTTCTGGCGGCAAGGATTCGCTGGCGCTCATGCTTGAGCTCTCCCGTCAGGGATACAACGTAACCGGTCTGCACATTGATCTGGATATTCCGGTTTCTTCCGCTGCGGCGCGCGGCGTGGTTGAACGCTTCTGCGCCAAGCACGGCCTCAAGCTGATGGTCAAGGAAATGGCCGCAGAAGGCCTGTCCATTCCGCTGGTCAAAGAAAGGCTGCACCGACCCATCTGCTCGGCCTGCGGCAAGATCAAGCGTCATTTCTTCAACAAGGTCGCTCTGGACGAAGGCTTTGACGCCCTCGCAACCGGGCATAACCTGGACGATGAAGTGGCCCGTCTTTTCAGCAACACCCTGCGCTGGGATACCTCGTATCTTTCAGATCAGGGGCCACGGCTGGAGAGCGAACACGGCTTTTCGCGCAAGGTTAAGCCCCTGTGGCGGCTTTCGGAATTTGAAACGGCCAACTACGCCTTTCTTATGGGCATAGAAAACCACTACGCCCCCTGCCCGTACAGCCCCGGCGCGAGCTTCACCACGCTCAAGGGTCTGATGCAGAACCTCGAGGCCGCCATGCCTGGCCGCAAGCTGGATTTCTATCAGGGTTTTCTCGCGCGCGGGCGGCCCGTCTTTGCCCGCCGTGAGGCGGAGGAAGGCCTGGAGTTGGCCCCGTGCACGGAATGCGGCTATCCCACATCCTCCGGCGACCGTTGCGGCGTGTGCCGCATCCGCGCCGCCCTGCTTGACGAGGGCTAG
- the asnS gene encoding asparagine--tRNA ligase, translating to MQRTLIIDALAATEAQASITICGWIRTRRDAKEFSFVEVNDGSCLGNMQCIVDAGTTAHEQLDQAATGAAISVTGELVASPGKGQLWEIRAQSVTVFGLADPETFPLQKKRHSDEFLRTIAHLRSRTNKYGAAFRIRSEAGQAVHQFFQSRRFSWVHTPVLTGADCEGAGEMFRVTSLEPGDKDVAVDFFGRQCNLTVSGQLEAEALAMGLGRVYTFGPTFRAENSNTPRHAAEFWMIEPEMAFADLQDLMELGESLTRHVIEHALAHCESDLKLFDSFVDKGLIERLKGMVAAPFARVSYTEAVEILQKCGKEFAFPVSFGTDLQTEHERYLAEEHFKKPVAVYDYPKEIKAFYMRQNDDGKTVAAMDMLVPRIGELIGGSQREERLDRLTNRIQDLGQNPEDYWWYMDLRRFGTAPHAGFGLGFERLLMMLTGITNIRDVIAFPRTPGNLEF from the coding sequence ATGCAAAGAACCCTTATCATAGACGCCTTGGCAGCGACCGAGGCTCAAGCCTCCATCACCATATGCGGCTGGATCCGCACCCGCCGTGATGCCAAGGAATTTTCCTTTGTGGAGGTCAACGACGGCTCCTGCCTCGGCAACATGCAGTGCATTGTTGACGCGGGCACCACCGCCCATGAGCAGCTTGATCAGGCCGCCACGGGCGCCGCCATCAGCGTTACGGGCGAACTTGTGGCCTCGCCCGGCAAGGGGCAGCTGTGGGAAATCAGGGCGCAGAGCGTCACTGTTTTCGGCCTGGCTGATCCCGAGACCTTCCCCTTGCAGAAAAAACGCCATTCTGATGAATTTTTACGCACAATTGCGCACCTGCGTTCCCGCACCAACAAATACGGCGCGGCATTTCGCATCCGTTCCGAAGCGGGCCAGGCTGTGCATCAATTCTTCCAGAGCCGCCGTTTTTCATGGGTGCATACGCCGGTGCTCACCGGGGCGGACTGCGAGGGCGCGGGCGAAATGTTCCGCGTCACCAGCCTTGAACCCGGCGACAAGGATGTGGCCGTCGATTTTTTTGGCCGCCAGTGCAACCTGACTGTTTCCGGCCAGCTTGAGGCCGAGGCCCTCGCCATGGGTCTTGGGCGCGTGTACACATTCGGCCCCACCTTCCGCGCCGAAAATTCCAATACGCCGCGCCACGCCGCCGAGTTCTGGATGATCGAGCCGGAAATGGCCTTTGCCGACCTGCAAGACCTCATGGAACTGGGCGAAAGCCTTACCCGTCATGTGATCGAACACGCCCTCGCCCACTGCGAATCCGACCTCAAACTCTTTGACAGCTTTGTGGACAAGGGTCTCATTGAACGCCTCAAGGGCATGGTGGCTGCGCCCTTTGCCCGCGTTTCGTACACGGAAGCCGTGGAAATTTTGCAAAAATGCGGCAAGGAATTTGCCTTCCCTGTTTCATTCGGCACAGACCTTCAAACCGAGCACGAACGCTATCTGGCTGAAGAGCATTTTAAAAAGCCTGTGGCTGTGTATGATTACCCCAAGGAAATCAAAGCCTTCTACATGCGCCAGAACGACGACGGCAAAACCGTTGCCGCTATGGACATGCTGGTGCCGCGCATCGGCGAACTCATCGGCGGCTCGCAGCGCGAGGAGCGCCTTGACCGTCTGACCAACCGCATTCAGGATCTCGGCCAGAATCCGGAAGATTACTGGTGGTACATGGATCTGCGCCGTTTCGGCACAGCGCCCCATGCCGGTTTTGGCCTTGGCTTCGAGCGTTTGCTCATGATGCTGACCGGCATCACCAATATTCGCGACGTCATTGCCTTCCCCCGTACGCCGGGCAATCTGGAATTCTAG
- the feoB gene encoding ferrous iron transport protein B, whose amino-acid sequence MPESLYAVAGARGGNARTLIGGLAYSLRLAIAGNPNCGKTTVFNALTGAHQHVGNYSGVTVEKKEGFIRHEGQEIILVDLPGAYSLSAYSQEEVVARNVLLGGAVQAVINVVDAGILERGLLLTAQLREMGLPVVIACNMMDEARAAGISIDFLRLSELMGAIAVPTVGTSGNGLREALSAARQVALDAENSSQQHGIPAASPSEIHSSALHISYGPLLDPILETMEKRIAESQGMASSPYAHCEPRWLALSLLQDDAEAVAALQAADADLAADMAQVCRFVQEELGSIGRDAEGLIADGHSAFVRKIAAACVVKTGKRHRLSLSDRLDRVLAHAVWGALIMLGVLYAMFQVTIVLGSYPQGWLEGGFSALAGAVRGTLPEGLLSSLLVDGVIAGVGGVLSFVPLVLIMFALISIVEDSGYMARMAYIADRVFQFFGLHGASVMPYIISGGIAGGCAIPGVMATRTMRSPKEKLATMLTLPYMACGAKLPVYLLLVGTFFPHNAANIMFAIIMLSWVLAFCVALLLRRTVLRGEATPLVMEMPPYRMPTVRGICIHCWERTWMYLKKAGTVLVPLSMLIWAAMTFPALDPQTALPFENEIARLSAGLEREDLPAEARASQEEALAKVQEKLDAERLRHTLAGSLGTWFEGATSYAGFSWRTDVALIGGIAAKEAIISTLGTAYALGEQDPEDPASLAELLRADPTWNQGTALALLVFVMLYAPCFVTLVVIRQESGSWKWVAFSIAFNTLLAFGMAVGVYQTYRFFWMDA is encoded by the coding sequence ATGCCGGAATCTCTTTACGCCGTCGCCGGGGCGCGTGGCGGCAATGCCCGTACGCTCATCGGCGGTCTGGCCTATTCCCTGCGGCTTGCCATCGCTGGCAATCCCAACTGCGGCAAGACCACAGTTTTCAATGCCCTCACAGGCGCGCACCAGCATGTGGGCAACTACAGCGGCGTGACTGTTGAAAAAAAAGAGGGCTTTATCCGCCACGAAGGGCAGGAGATCATCCTTGTGGATCTGCCCGGCGCGTATTCGCTTTCCGCCTATTCGCAGGAGGAGGTGGTGGCGCGCAACGTGCTGCTGGGCGGCGCGGTGCAGGCGGTCATCAACGTTGTGGACGCGGGCATTCTGGAGCGCGGGCTGTTGCTCACGGCCCAGTTGCGCGAGATGGGCCTGCCTGTGGTCATTGCCTGCAACATGATGGATGAAGCCCGGGCGGCGGGCATCAGCATTGACTTTTTGCGCCTGTCGGAACTCATGGGGGCCATCGCCGTGCCCACGGTCGGCACCTCGGGCAATGGCCTGCGCGAGGCCCTTTCTGCGGCGCGGCAGGTTGCCCTTGATGCAGAAAACAGCAGCCAGCAGCATGGCATTCCCGCAGCTTCGCCCAGCGAAATCCACAGTTCTGCCCTGCACATAAGCTACGGCCCCCTGCTCGACCCGATACTGGAAACCATGGAAAAACGCATTGCGGAAAGCCAGGGCATGGCATCCTCGCCCTATGCCCACTGTGAGCCGCGCTGGCTGGCCCTGAGCCTGCTCCAGGATGATGCGGAAGCCGTGGCGGCCTTGCAGGCGGCGGATGCAGACCTTGCGGCCGACATGGCCCAGGTTTGCCGCTTTGTGCAGGAAGAACTGGGCAGCATTGGCCGCGATGCGGAAGGCTTGATAGCAGACGGACACAGCGCCTTTGTGCGCAAAATTGCCGCCGCCTGCGTTGTTAAAACCGGCAAGCGCCACCGCCTTAGCCTCTCGGACAGGCTCGACCGCGTACTGGCCCACGCGGTGTGGGGCGCGCTGATCATGCTTGGCGTGCTTTACGCCATGTTTCAGGTCACCATTGTTTTAGGCTCCTACCCGCAGGGCTGGCTGGAGGGTGGGTTCAGCGCGCTGGCTGGCGCGGTGCGGGGCACACTGCCCGAGGGTCTGCTCTCCTCCCTGCTGGTGGACGGCGTGATCGCGGGCGTTGGCGGAGTGCTCAGTTTTGTGCCGCTGGTACTTATCATGTTTGCGCTCATCTCCATTGTGGAAGACAGCGGCTACATGGCGCGCATGGCCTATATTGCCGACCGAGTGTTCCAGTTTTTCGGCCTGCACGGCGCCTCGGTGATGCCCTATATCATTTCCGGCGGCATTGCAGGGGGCTGCGCCATCCCCGGCGTCATGGCTACCCGCACCATGCGCAGCCCCAAGGAAAAACTGGCAACCATGCTCACCCTGCCCTACATGGCCTGCGGGGCCAAACTGCCCGTGTATCTGCTTCTGGTGGGCACGTTTTTTCCTCACAATGCCGCCAACATCATGTTTGCCATCATCATGCTCTCGTGGGTGCTGGCCTTTTGCGTGGCTCTGCTGCTGCGCAGAACCGTCTTGCGCGGCGAAGCGACGCCCCTGGTCATGGAAATGCCGCCCTACCGCATGCCCACAGTGCGCGGCATCTGCATACATTGCTGGGAGCGCACCTGGATGTACCTCAAAAAGGCGGGCACGGTGCTTGTGCCGCTGTCCATGCTCATTTGGGCGGCCATGACCTTTCCGGCCCTTGATCCGCAAACGGCCCTGCCCTTTGAAAACGAAATCGCCCGCCTGAGCGCGGGACTTGAGCGAGAAGACCTGCCTGCGGAAGCGCGCGCCAGTCAGGAAGAAGCCCTTGCAAAAGTGCAGGAGAAACTGGATGCCGAGCGCCTGCGGCACACCCTTGCCGGGAGCCTTGGCACATGGTTTGAAGGCGCAACATCCTACGCGGGTTTCAGCTGGCGCACCGATGTGGCTCTTATCGGCGGCATTGCAGCCAAGGAGGCCATCATTTCCACACTGGGCACTGCCTACGCCCTTGGGGAGCAAGACCCGGAAGACCCGGCCTCTCTGGCGGAGCTGCTGCGCGCCGACCCAACGTGGAATCAGGGCACTGCCCTGGCTCTGCTTGTTTTTGTCATGCTGTATGCCCCCTGCTTTGTCACTCTGGTTGTCATCCGGCAGGAGTCGGGAAGCTGGAAGTGGGTGGCATTCAGCATAGCCTTCAATACACTGCTGGCCTTTGGCATGGCCGTGGGCGTGTATCAGACGTACCGCTTTTTCTGGATGGACGCATGA
- a CDS encoding GGDEF domain-containing protein, with protein sequence MMIRRTGRAPGMNIRAYVALGLTVMALLFTASFFYFMSMAREVSVSGTRTYGLFMTLTESDKLTDSRNMARLRGAESALAALPSLTAKPAEPGASAALAELSAAIAELATAQPVTDDMLLQLRRTATLAHEFENRLLVGFLLLGTGLALLFGLLRLHLARPLQNIMVFLNQLGTGSASQPPKHSFITELRNISAALENLGTYLSLATVRSQKLATEHDHFQKMSLVDGLTGVGNRRAFDDKLHSLWLHALQHGTPLALIMLDVDTFKRYNDSLGHQAGDECLRRIAVAMSRAARSTDVCARYGGEEFALLLPGADAATAQSVAARVHAEVAREQLPHPSSPVGDMVTVSLGVSSLTPLEEQKEESQLLVRQTDSALYAAKAAGRNRTCVYGQAS encoded by the coding sequence ATGATGATCAGACGTACAGGGCGCGCACCCGGCATGAACATACGCGCATATGTTGCCTTGGGGCTCACGGTGATGGCCCTGCTTTTTACTGCCAGCTTTTTCTATTTTATGAGCATGGCGCGCGAGGTCAGCGTGTCCGGCACCCGAACCTACGGGCTTTTCATGACGCTGACCGAGAGCGACAAACTGACCGACAGCCGCAATATGGCGCGCCTGCGAGGCGCAGAATCCGCACTGGCGGCCTTGCCCTCACTGACCGCAAAGCCAGCGGAGCCGGGGGCCAGCGCCGCGCTGGCGGAGCTTTCCGCCGCCATAGCGGAACTGGCAACGGCACAGCCCGTAACTGATGACATGCTGCTGCAACTGCGCCGCACGGCTACCCTTGCGCACGAATTTGAAAACCGCCTGCTCGTGGGCTTTCTACTGCTGGGCACCGGGCTGGCCCTGTTGTTCGGCCTGCTGCGTCTGCATCTTGCACGCCCGCTGCAAAACATCATGGTCTTTCTCAACCAGTTGGGCACAGGTTCCGCCAGCCAGCCGCCCAAACACAGTTTTATCACCGAACTGCGCAACATATCGGCAGCGCTTGAAAATCTTGGCACCTATCTGTCGCTTGCCACGGTGCGCTCGCAAAAACTTGCCACGGAGCACGACCACTTTCAAAAAATGTCGCTGGTGGACGGCCTCACCGGCGTGGGCAACCGCCGCGCCTTTGACGACAAGCTGCATTCCCTGTGGCTTCATGCCCTGCAACATGGCACGCCCCTGGCGCTTATCATGCTGGATGTGGATACCTTCAAGCGATACAATGACAGTCTGGGCCATCAGGCCGGAGACGAATGCCTGCGCCGCATTGCAGTCGCCATGAGCCGGGCGGCACGCTCCACGGATGTTTGCGCGCGTTACGGCGGGGAGGAATTTGCCCTGCTGCTGCCCGGTGCGGATGCCGCAACGGCGCAGTCCGTGGCCGCCCGCGTGCATGCGGAGGTAGCGCGGGAGCAGTTGCCCCACCCCAGCTCGCCAGTGGGCGACATGGTGACGGTCAGCCTGGGAGTGAGCAGCCTCACGCCGCTGGAGGAGCAGAAGGAAGAAAGCCAGCTGCTGGTACGACAGACAGATTCCGCCCTCTATGCCGCCAAGGCCGCAGGCCGCAACCGCACCTGCGTTTATGGGCAGGCTTCATAA
- a CDS encoding aspartate-semialdehyde dehydrogenase has product MSKKLTVAVVGATGAVGREMLKTLHERDFPATEIRAFASARSAGTKVPYGGKELTVQELKEDVFEGIDLAIFSAGGSTSQKFAPHAAKAGCVVVDNSAAWRMDDRCPLVVPEVNAHALEGHNGIIANPNCSTIQMLVVLKPLHDAVKIKRVVVSTYQAVSGTGQKGIEELERQVRDLFNGRETECNTYPYRIAFNALPHIDVFLDNDYTKEEMKMVHETVKIFEDPSVKVTATCVRVPVFYCHAESVNIETEKKLTAKDARVMLSQAPGVRVVDNPRELMYPMPSYCVGEDETYVGRIREDETIENGLNLWIVADNVRKGAALNAVQIGEELIKRDLLRVTDKNVFLK; this is encoded by the coding sequence ATGAGCAAGAAGCTGACTGTAGCCGTTGTAGGCGCCACAGGCGCCGTAGGCCGTGAAATGCTCAAGACCCTGCACGAGAGGGACTTTCCCGCCACTGAAATACGCGCCTTTGCGTCCGCCCGTTCTGCGGGCACCAAAGTGCCGTATGGCGGCAAAGAGCTGACCGTGCAAGAGCTTAAAGAAGATGTCTTTGAGGGCATTGATTTGGCCATTTTTTCCGCTGGCGGCAGCACTTCGCAAAAATTTGCCCCGCATGCGGCCAAGGCTGGCTGCGTGGTGGTGGACAATTCCGCTGCATGGCGCATGGACGACCGCTGCCCTCTGGTGGTGCCGGAAGTCAACGCCCACGCCCTTGAAGGCCACAACGGCATCATTGCCAACCCCAACTGCTCCACCATCCAGATGCTGGTGGTGCTCAAGCCCCTGCACGACGCCGTCAAGATCAAGCGCGTTGTGGTTTCCACCTATCAGGCGGTTTCCGGCACCGGGCAGAAGGGTATTGAAGAACTGGAACGCCAGGTGCGCGACCTCTTCAACGGCCGCGAGACGGAATGCAATACCTACCCCTACCGCATTGCCTTCAACGCGCTGCCGCACATCGATGTCTTCCTTGATAACGACTACACCAAGGAAGAAATGAAGATGGTTCATGAAACCGTCAAAATATTTGAAGATCCTTCGGTCAAGGTTACGGCCACCTGTGTGCGCGTGCCGGTGTTCTACTGCCACGCCGAATCGGTGAACATTGAAACCGAAAAGAAGCTCACAGCCAAGGATGCCCGCGTCATGCTTTCGCAGGCTCCGGGCGTGCGCGTGGTCGATAATCCCCGCGAACTCATGTACCCCATGCCCTCCTACTGCGTGGGCGAGGATGAAACCTACGTGGGCCGCATCCGCGAGGACGAAACCATTGAAAACGGCCTGAACCTCTGGATTGTGGCCGACAACGTGCGCAAGGGCGCAGCCCTCAACGCCGTGCAGATCGGCGAAGAACTGATCAAGCGCGACCTGCTGCGCGTGACCGACAAAAACGTGTTCCTGAAGTAA
- the fabF gene encoding beta-ketoacyl-ACP synthase II — MRKVVVTGFGVISSSGNDPETMWKNISSGKSGIRYMDDSVFDESPVRIAGKVDDFSAETYFCAKDARKYDKYIQFAVVAALQAVEMSGLEGADWDPERAGVYVGSGIGGIETIMKNHEAFLAKGARRVSPFMIPMMIVNMASGVVAIRTGFKGANYAPVSACATANNAIGEAFLSIAHGQADVMLAGGSDAGIQPFLLAGFSSMKALSTRNDVPEQASRPFDSGRDGFVMAEGAAVLLLEEEEHARRRQATILGEVVGYGATCDAGHITSPDFQGGARAMEIAIRQSGASVAEIGYINAHATGTKEGDRSEAAAIRSVFGDSLKPVKVSATKSMTGHLFGAAGGIEAIITLEALRHGLLPPTINLDAPDADCDVPHICNRAEQTSTCYALSNSFGFGGHNASLVFRKYEE; from the coding sequence ATGCGTAAAGTAGTTGTAACAGGCTTTGGGGTTATCTCTTCTTCAGGAAACGACCCTGAAACCATGTGGAAGAACATCAGCTCCGGAAAATCCGGCATCAGGTATATGGACGATTCTGTGTTTGATGAATCCCCGGTGAGGATCGCCGGGAAGGTGGACGATTTTTCGGCAGAGACATATTTTTGCGCAAAGGACGCAAGAAAATACGACAAATATATCCAGTTTGCCGTTGTTGCTGCCTTGCAGGCCGTTGAAATGTCTGGTCTGGAAGGTGCCGATTGGGATCCGGAACGCGCCGGGGTTTATGTGGGTTCTGGCATCGGCGGCATAGAAACGATCATGAAAAATCATGAAGCATTTCTGGCCAAGGGCGCACGGCGGGTTTCGCCTTTCATGATTCCCATGATGATCGTCAACATGGCTTCGGGCGTGGTTGCTATCAGAACGGGCTTTAAAGGGGCGAACTATGCGCCTGTGTCCGCTTGCGCCACTGCCAACAATGCCATCGGCGAGGCATTTTTGAGCATCGCCCACGGGCAGGCGGATGTCATGCTGGCAGGCGGAAGCGATGCGGGTATTCAACCGTTTTTGCTGGCGGGTTTTTCCAGCATGAAGGCTCTTTCAACCCGCAACGATGTGCCGGAGCAGGCCAGCCGTCCTTTTGACAGCGGGCGTGACGGCTTTGTCATGGCTGAGGGCGCTGCTGTGTTGCTGCTGGAGGAAGAGGAACATGCCCGCCGCCGTCAGGCGACAATCCTTGGCGAGGTGGTTGGGTACGGAGCAACGTGCGATGCGGGACATATCACATCGCCAGACTTTCAGGGCGGAGCGCGGGCCATGGAAATCGCCATACGCCAGTCTGGCGCTTCCGTGGCAGAAATTGGCTACATCAATGCTCACGCCACAGGGACAAAGGAAGGCGACCGATCTGAAGCCGCAGCAATCAGGAGCGTTTTTGGCGACAGCCTTAAACCGGTAAAGGTCAGCGCCACTAAGTCCATGACAGGGCATCTGTTTGGGGCGGCTGGCGGCATTGAAGCCATCATTACTCTTGAGGCTTTGCGGCATGGTCTGTTGCCGCCGACAATAAATCTGGATGCACCCGATGCGGACTGCGATGTTCCGCACATTTGCAACCGGGCCGAGCAAACATCCACCTGTTATGCGCTCTCCAACTCTTTTGGTTTTGGGGGGCATAACGCTTCGCTCGTCTTCAGGAAATATGAAGAATAG
- a CDS encoding MarR family winged helix-turn-helix transcriptional regulator, producing MQLPCLFLQIRKADRQLNQLYGKFLARNGMRITQYGLLRAIAGLEEPSITEIGRVLGIDQTTVTRNVEKLEKMGFVASAPGPTDSRKKIMQLTALGADSLKEAHPHWEEAQQLMISEMGDDDVQELLRLLLKVSGIAEKDSA from the coding sequence ATGCAACTGCCTTGTCTTTTTCTCCAAATCCGAAAGGCGGATCGGCAACTCAACCAGCTTTACGGCAAGTTTCTGGCGCGCAACGGAATGCGTATCACCCAGTATGGTTTGCTGCGGGCGATTGCAGGTCTGGAGGAGCCTTCGATAACGGAGATTGGCCGGGTTTTGGGCATTGACCAGACAACCGTGACCAGAAATGTGGAAAAGCTGGAAAAAATGGGTTTTGTTGCGAGTGCCCCAGGCCCGACGGATTCCCGCAAAAAGATCATGCAGTTGACGGCCCTTGGTGCAGACAGTCTCAAGGAAGCTCACCCTCATTGGGAAGAGGCGCAGCAGCTTATGATTTCAGAAATGGGGGACGATGATGTCCAGGAGTTGTTGCGACTGTTGCTCAAGGTTTCCGGGATTGCAGAAAAGGACAGCGCCTAG